The proteins below come from a single Salinilacihabitans rarus genomic window:
- a CDS encoding ribbon-helix-helix domain-containing protein, whose product MTEYTTVSIPKDLAERVEETIEGTSFQSTSDLVRFLLRSIVIQHQRSGELTEAEFEEITEQLKGLGYLD is encoded by the coding sequence ATGACCGAGTACACCACGGTCTCGATCCCGAAGGACCTCGCCGAGCGGGTCGAGGAGACCATCGAGGGGACGAGTTTTCAGAGCACGAGCGACCTCGTGCGCTTCCTGCTGCGCAGCATCGTCATCCAGCACCAGCGCTCCGGCGAACTCACCGAAGCCGAGTTCGAGGAGATCACGGAGCAGTTGAAAGGGCTCGGCTACCTCGACTAG